The Christiangramia flava JLT2011 region CTTTAAGGACAACTTTTAAAGAGTCCATTGTAAATCCTGCAAGAGGACCATTTTTCATAGCCTCCTGGAATCCTTTCTGTACAGAAGGAACAAATTCTTTAGGGATACGTCCACCTTTAATTTCGTCTACGAACTGAAGACCCTCTCCTTCAAAATCAGCATCTACAGGTCCCATTTCGAAAATAATATCGGCAAACTTACCACGACCACCAGACTGTTTCTTGTAAACCTCTCTGTGATCAGCATTCTTAGTGATTGCTTCTTTGTACTCTACCTGAGGCTCACCAACATTTACTTCGACCTTGAATTCACGTTTCATACGGTCGATAATGATCTCCAGGTGAAGCTCACCCATACCAGAGATAATTGTTTGACCTGAAGCTTCATCAGTCTTAACAGTAAAAGTAGGATCCTCTTCAGCTAACTTACCAAGAGCCATACCCATCTTCTCCACATCAGCCTTAGTCTTAGGCTCCACAGCGATACCGATTACCGGCGCAGGGAAGGTCATAGACTCAAGAACGATTGGGTGGTTAAGATCAGTAAGCGTATCACCGGTCTTAATATCTTTAAATCCAACAGCTGCACCAATATCTCCAGCCTCAATCTTATCGATAGGCTCTTGTTTGTTAGAGTGCATCTGGTAAATTCTAGAAATACGCTCTTTCTTACCCGAACGTACATTCAATACATAAGAACCAGCGTCTAGAGTACCTGAGTACGCACGGAAGAATGCCAAACGACCAACGAAAGGATCGGTAGCAATCTTAAACGCAAGCGCAGAAAATGGAGAATCCACATTCGGCTTACGGCTTTCTTCTTCACCAGTATCAGGATTTGTTCCCTGAATAGCTTCAACATCTACAGGAGAAGGAAGGTAACGCATTACTGCGTCAAGCATTGCCTGAACTCCTTTATTTTTAAATGCCGAACCACACATCATTGGGATAATAGACATATCGATAGTAGCAGCACGAAGGGCAGCAATGATCTCATCTTCAGTGATAGAATCTTCGTCTTCGAAGAATTTTTCCATCAAAGCCTCGTCATATTCAGCAACCGCTTCTACAAGCTCAGTACGATACTTATCTACATCAGCTTTTAGTTCTTCCGGAATATCGATAGTATCATAGGTCATACCCATGTCTTCATCATTCCAGATGATCGCTTTCTTAGAAATAAGATCAACCACACCTTTAAAATCAGCTTCGTCACCAATTGGAACCTGAAGCGGCACTGGATTTCCTCCCAACATTTCTTTAACCTGACGGCAAACATTGAAGAAATCAGCACCCTGACGGTCCATCTTGTTCACAAAACCTAGACGTGGAACACGATATTTATCTGCCTGCCTCCAAACAGTTTCAGACTGAGGCTCCACCCCGTCTACTGCCGAAAATAAGGCAACCACTCCATCAAGTACACGCAATGAACGCTCTACTTCCACAGTAAAATCAACGTGACCAGGAGTATCAATAATATTTACAGTATATTCTTGATCTCTGTAAGGCCAGGTACAATGAGTTGCAGCAGAAGTAATGGTAATACCACGTTCCTGCTCCTGCTCCATCCAGTCCATAGTAGCCGCACCATCGTGCACCTCACCAATCTTGTGACTGATACCTGTATAATAAAGGATACGCTCAGTTGTTGTGGTTTTACCCGCATCAATATGAGCCGCGATACCTATATTTCTAGTAAATTTTAAATCTCTTTGTGCCATGTTGTTTTTTTAGAATCTAAAGTGAGAGAATGCTTTGTTAGCTTCAGCCATCTTGTGAGTATCAACTCTTTTCTTAACCGCAGCACCTTCTTCTTTGGCAGCAGCAAGAACTTCAGCAGCTAATTTAGCAGCCATAGATTTTTCGTTTCTCTTACGAGCAAAACTAATTAACCACTTCATTGCTGTTGACACTTTACGATCTGGACGAATTTGCATTGGGATTTGGAATGTAGCACCCCCAACACGTCTAGATCTCACTTCTACGTGAGGCATCACATTTGAAAGAGCATCTTTCCAGATCTCCAAACCTGACTTCTCTTCGTCTTGTTTTTTTGATTCTACGATATCAATCGCATCGTAGAAAATTCTAAAGGCAACCGATTTTTTACCATCCCACATCATCATGTTCACAAAACGTGTAACAAGCTGATCGTTAAACTTAGGATCTGGTAAAAGAGGTCTTTTCTTTGCCTGTCTTTTTCTCATTTCTTTACATTAAAAGTTTTTAATTACTTCTTAGGGCGCTTTGCTCCGTATTTAGATCTACGCTGAGTTCTACCTTCTACTCCGGCAGTATCTAGCGCACCACGAACGATGTGGTATCTAACACCAGGCAAATCCTTCACCCTTCCACCTCTAACCAATACTATCGAATGCTCTTGAAGATTGTGACCCTCTCCCGGAATGTAGGCATTCACCTCTTTACCGTTAGTCAACCTCACCCTTGCAACTTTACGCATCGCAGAGTTTGGCTTCTTAGGAGTGGTAGTGTACACACGTGTACAAACCCCTCTCCTTTGAGGGCACGAATCCAAAGCAGCCGATTTACTCTTCTTGGTAATTTTGGCTCTTCCTTTTCGTACTAATTGTGAAATTGTTGGCATAATTTCCTATACACTAATTATTAATAAAATTTACTCCCCTCTTTTTAAGGGTCTGCAAAGGTAGAAATAAATCCATAATAATCAAATACCTAGATTATTATTTTTCAT contains the following coding sequences:
- the rpsL gene encoding 30S ribosomal protein S12; translated protein: MPTISQLVRKGRAKITKKSKSAALDSCPQRRGVCTRVYTTTPKKPNSAMRKVARVRLTNGKEVNAYIPGEGHNLQEHSIVLVRGGRVKDLPGVRYHIVRGALDTAGVEGRTQRRSKYGAKRPKK
- the rpsG gene encoding 30S ribosomal protein S7; amino-acid sequence: MRKRQAKKRPLLPDPKFNDQLVTRFVNMMMWDGKKSVAFRIFYDAIDIVESKKQDEEKSGLEIWKDALSNVMPHVEVRSRRVGGATFQIPMQIRPDRKVSTAMKWLISFARKRNEKSMAAKLAAEVLAAAKEEGAAVKKRVDTHKMAEANKAFSHFRF
- the fusA gene encoding elongation factor G — its product is MAQRDLKFTRNIGIAAHIDAGKTTTTERILYYTGISHKIGEVHDGAATMDWMEQEQERGITITSAATHCTWPYRDQEYTVNIIDTPGHVDFTVEVERSLRVLDGVVALFSAVDGVEPQSETVWRQADKYRVPRLGFVNKMDRQGADFFNVCRQVKEMLGGNPVPLQVPIGDEADFKGVVDLISKKAIIWNDEDMGMTYDTIDIPEELKADVDKYRTELVEAVAEYDEALMEKFFEDEDSITEDEIIAALRAATIDMSIIPMMCGSAFKNKGVQAMLDAVMRYLPSPVDVEAIQGTNPDTGEEESRKPNVDSPFSALAFKIATDPFVGRLAFFRAYSGTLDAGSYVLNVRSGKKERISRIYQMHSNKQEPIDKIEAGDIGAAVGFKDIKTGDTLTDLNHPIVLESMTFPAPVIGIAVEPKTKADVEKMGMALGKLAEEDPTFTVKTDEASGQTIISGMGELHLEIIIDRMKREFKVEVNVGEPQVEYKEAITKNADHREVYKKQSGGRGKFADIIFEMGPVDADFEGEGLQFVDEIKGGRIPKEFVPSVQKGFQEAMKNGPLAGFTMDSLKVVLKDGSFHPVDSDQLSFELAAKMGYKASAKKAGAVILEPIMKVEVVTPEENMGDIVGDLNRRRGQVNNMSDRSGAKVIKAEVPLSEMFGYVTTLRTLSSGRATSTMEFSHYAETPSNISEEVIKAAKGGVNE